The Drosophila willistoni isolate 14030-0811.24 unplaced genomic scaffold, UCI_dwil_1.1 Seg676, whole genome shotgun sequence genome contains a region encoding:
- the LOC124461830 gene encoding uncharacterized protein LOC124461830: MFRQIWVNDKHRDFQRIVWRERPSDPIKHYQLCTVTYGTSCAPFLAVRVLEQLATDHQQEFPNAAKILQEDFYVDDVLTGSNSEEELIQNRKELIQLMSCANLELGKWVSNTPRIPTEGTDSTQSSPVKVLGLYWQPGLNTLSYNVGLKGNVDCTKRQVLSDVSRIFDPLGLLAPIVVQFKILFQQLWLLDLGWDDKLPKQLADTWLKWRADLDMLQHIQIPRLVVNDTDNIELHGFSDASTKAYAAVVYSRVINKDGSISTSIMAAKSRVAPLKQQSLPA, from the coding sequence ATGTTTCGGCAGATTTGGGTGAACGACAAACACCGCGACTTCCAGAGAATTGTCTGGAGAGAAAGGCCATCGGATCCAATCAAACACTATCAACTATGCACCGTCACTTATGGCACCTCATGTGCACCATTCCTGGCTGTTAGGGTATTAGAGCAACTGGCTACTGATCATCAGCAGGAATTCCCGAATGCTGCAAAAATCTTACAAGAGGATTTTTATGTCGACGATGTGCTCACTGGGTCAAACAGTGAGGAGGAACTGATACAAAATCGAAAGGAACTTATTCAACTTATGTCCTGTGCTAATTTGGAGCTTGGGAAATGGGTATCAAACACACCTCGCATACCAACAGAAGGAACTGATTCTACACAATCATCTCCAGTCAAGGTTCTTGGACTTTACTGGCAACCTGGTCTTAATACATTGTCTTATAATGTTGGTCTAAAAGGAAATGTCGATTGTACAAAACGACAAGTTTTATCGGATGTCTCGCGGATCTTCGATCCACTTGGGCTTTTGGCACCAATTGTGGTCCAATTCAAAATACTCTTTCAACAATTATGGCTTCTCGATTTGGGATGGGATGACAAACTCCCTAAGCAACTAGCGGATACTTGGCTCAAATGGCGAGCAGATTTGGATATGCTACAACACATTCAAATACCCCGGTTGGTTGTCAACGACACCGACAACATTGAATTGCATGGATTCTCCGATGCATCTACGAAGGCATACGCTGCTGTAGTGTACAGCAGAGTAATCAACAAGGATGGCTCGATTTCTACATCGATTATGGCTGCGAAGTCTAGGGTGGCTCCGCTAAAGCAGCAATCTCTGCCCGCCTAG